The following are from one region of the Chanos chanos chromosome 10, fChaCha1.1, whole genome shotgun sequence genome:
- the LOC115822639 gene encoding tripartite motif-containing protein 35-like, whose product MASKSLMSEEDFSCPVCCDIFRDPVVLSCSHSVCKVCLQQFWEKQDSKNCPVCRRRSSKDNPPVSLALKNLCEAFLQERSQRTSAESEELCSQHREKLKLFCVDDKQPVCWVCQTSKKHTNHKLCPIDEFAHDKREELKTALKPLQEKLRIFENVKQTCEHIKSQAKHTERQIKEEFEKLHQFLRDEEAARIAAVREEEEQKSQMMKEKIEEMSREISHLSDSIRAIEEEIKAEDISFLKNFEDTKKRAQCTLQDPHMLSGALIHVAKHLGNLKFRVWEKMQEIVEYTPVILDPNTAYPQLILSEDLTSVRDSDEIQQLLDNPERFDTCAFVQGSEGFNSGTHCWDVDVDVENSTSWCLGVIPESEHRKGREVWGVIWAVCYSCGDYWSQSPGQEDTHVTINKKLQRVRVQLDWDTGKLSFSDPLTNTHIHTVTHTFTQRMFPLFYTSWLPRCFATWISAP is encoded by the exons ATGGCGTCTAAATCGTTGATGTCTGAAGAggatttctcctgtcctgtgtgctgtgacatcttcagggatcctgttgtcctgtcatgtagtcacagtgtctgtaaagtttgtctgcagcagttctgggaAAAACAGGATTCAAAGAACTGTCCAGTTTGCAGGAGAAGATCCTCAAAAGATAACCCTCCTGTAAGTTTAgctctaaagaacctgtgtgaggctttcttacaggagagaagtcagagaactTCAGCAGAGTCTGAGGAGTTGTGcagtcaacacagagagaaactcaaactcttctgtgtggatgataaacagcctgtgtgttgggtgtgtcagacttccaaaaaacacacaaaccacaaattaTGTCCAATAGATGAATTTGCACATGACAAAAGG GAGGAACTcaagactgcactgaaacccttacaggagaaactgaggatctttgaaaatgtcaaacaaacCTGTGagcacattaag agtcaggccaaacacacagagagacagattaaagaggagtttgagaaacttcaccagtttttacgagatgaagaggcagccaggatagctgcagtgagggaggaagaggagcagaagagtcagatgatgaaggagaagattgaggagatgagtagagagatatCACATCTTTCAGACTcaatcagagccatagaagaggagataaaagctgaagacatCTCATTCCTGAAG aactttgaggacacaaagaaaag agcccagtgcacactgcaggatccacacatgctttcaggagcactgatccatgtggcaaagcacctgggcaacctgaagttcagagtgtgggagaagatgcaggagattgttGAGTACA ctcctgtcattctggaccccaacactgcataTCCacaactcatcctgtctgaggatctgaccagtgtgagagacagtgatgagatACAGCAGCTTcttgataatccagagagatttgatacaTGTGCATTTGTACAGGGGTCTGAgggttttaactcagggacacactgctgggatgttgatgttgatgttgagaATAGTACATCATGGTGTTTGGGTGTAATCCCAGAGTCAGAACACAGGAAGGGAAGAGAAGTCTGGGGTGTAATATGGGCTGTGTGTTATTCTTGTGGGGATTATTGGTCACAGTCCCCAGGACAGGAAGACACTCACGTCACAATTAATAAGAAACTCCAGAGGGTCAGAGTCCAGCTGGACTGGGACACAGGAAAGCTGTCATTCTCTGACCCtctaaccaacacacacatacacactgtcacacacacttttactcagagaatgtttccattatTCTATActtcctg gttgcccaggtgctttgccacatggATCAGTGCTCCTTAA
- the LOC115822471 gene encoding tripartite motif-containing protein 35-like isoform X1, which translates to MASKLLMSEEDFSCPVCCDIFRDPVLLSCSHSVCKVCLQQFWEKQDSKNCPVCRRRSSKDSPPINLALKNLCETFVQERSQRTSAESEELCSQHREKLKLFCVDDKQLVCLVCRDSRRHTNHKFCPIDEAALDRREELMTALKPLQEKLKIFEKVKQTCDQTAEHIKSQAKHTERQIKEEFEKLHQFLRDEEAARIAAVRQEEEQKSQMMKEKTEEMSREISHLSDSIRALEEEIKAEDISFLKVNYHNLHNSNTFNSSIAQCTLQDPHMLSGALIHVAKHLGNLMFRVWEKMQEIVEYTPVILDPNTAEARLILSEDLTSVRYSVRQQLPDNPERFDSGVFVLSFEGINSGTQCWDADVENSISWRLGVMTESAQRKGRGVWGGTWTVSYYDEKYQSQSPGQTDTLLTFNKKLQRIRVQLDWDRGKLSFSDPLTNTHIHTFTHTFTQRMFPIFLNGTNLPLRIVPVQCSVRVEEHS; encoded by the exons ATGGCTTCTAAATTGTTGATGTCTGAAGAggatttctcctgtcctgtgtgctgtgacatcttcagggatcctgttctcctgtcatgtagtcacagtgtgtgtaaagtttgtcTACAGCAGTTCTGGGAAAAACAGGATTCGAAGAACTGTCCAGTTTGCAGGAGAAGGTCCTCAAAAGATAGCCCTCCCATAAACTTAgctctaaagaacctgtgtgagactttcgtacaggagagaagtcagagaactTCAGCAGAGTCTGAGGAGTTGTGcagtcaacacagagagaaactcaaactcttctgtgtggatgataaacagcttgtgtgtttggtgtgtcggGATTCAAGAAGACACACAAACCATAAATTCTGTCCAATCGATGAAGCTGCACTTGATAGACGG GAGGAACTGATGACTGCACTGAAACctttacaggagaaactgaagatctttgaaaaagtgaaacaaacttgtgatcaaacagcagagcacattaag agtcaggccaaacacacagagagacagattaaggaagagtttgagaaacttcaccagtttttacgagatgaagaggcagccagGATAGCTGCAGTGAGgcaggaagaggagcagaagagtcagatgatgaaggagaagactgaggagatgagtagagagatatCACATCTTTCAGACTCAATCAGAGCCTTAGAAGAGGAAATAAAAGCTGAAGACATCTCATTCCTGAAGGTAAATTACCACAATTTACACAATTCAAATACATTCAATTCaagtat agcccagtgcacactgcaggatccacacatgctttcaggagcactgatccatgtggcaaagcacctgggcaacctgatgTTCAGAGtttgggagaagatgcaggagattgttGAGTACA ctcctgtcattctggaccccaacactgcagaaGCAcgactcatcctgtctgaggatctgaccagtgtgagatacagtGTTAGACAGCAgcttcctgataatccagagagatttgattcaGGTGTATTTGTCCTGAGCTTTGAGGGtattaactcagggacacagtGCTGGGATGCTGATGTTGAGAATAGTATATCATGGCGTTTGGGTGTAATGACAGAGTCAGCCCAGAGGAAGGGAAGAGGAGTGTGGGGTGGAACATGGACTGTGAGTTATTATGATGAGAAATATCAGTCACAGTCcccaggacagacagacactctccTCACATTCAATaagaaactccagaggatcagagtccagctggactgggacagaggaaagctgtcattctctgaccctctgaccaacacacacatacacactttcacacacacttttactcagAGAATGTTTCCAATATTCTTAAATGGTACTAATCTCCCTCTGAGGATAGtaccagtgcagtgtagtgtcaGAGTGGAAGAGCACAGTTAG
- the LOC115822471 gene encoding tripartite motif-containing protein 35-like isoform X2, whose translation MASKLLMSEEDFSCPVCCDIFRDPVLLSCSHSVCKVCLQQFWEKQDSKNCPVCRRRSSKDSPPINLALKNLCETFVQERSQRTSAESEELCSQHREKLKLFCVDDKQLVCLVCRDSRRHTNHKFCPIDEAALDRREELMTALKPLQEKLKIFEKVKQTCDQTAEHIKSQAKHTERQIKEEFEKLHQFLRDEEAARIAAVRQEEEQKSQMMKEKTEEMSREISHLSDSIRALEEEIKAEDISFLKNFEDTKKRAQCTLQDPHMLSGALIHVAKHLGNLMFRVWEKMQEIVEYTPVILDPNTAEARLILSEDLTSVRYSVRQQLPDNPERFDSGVFVLSFEGINSGTQCWDADVENSISWRLGVMTESAQRKGRGVWGGTWTVSYYDEKYQSQSPGQTDTLLTFNKKLQRIRVQLDWDRGKLSFSDPLTNTHIHTFTHTFTQRMFPIFLNGTNLPLRIVPVQCSVRVEEHS comes from the exons ATGGCTTCTAAATTGTTGATGTCTGAAGAggatttctcctgtcctgtgtgctgtgacatcttcagggatcctgttctcctgtcatgtagtcacagtgtgtgtaaagtttgtcTACAGCAGTTCTGGGAAAAACAGGATTCGAAGAACTGTCCAGTTTGCAGGAGAAGGTCCTCAAAAGATAGCCCTCCCATAAACTTAgctctaaagaacctgtgtgagactttcgtacaggagagaagtcagagaactTCAGCAGAGTCTGAGGAGTTGTGcagtcaacacagagagaaactcaaactcttctgtgtggatgataaacagcttgtgtgtttggtgtgtcggGATTCAAGAAGACACACAAACCATAAATTCTGTCCAATCGATGAAGCTGCACTTGATAGACGG GAGGAACTGATGACTGCACTGAAACctttacaggagaaactgaagatctttgaaaaagtgaaacaaacttgtgatcaaacagcagagcacattaag agtcaggccaaacacacagagagacagattaaggaagagtttgagaaacttcaccagtttttacgagatgaagaggcagccagGATAGCTGCAGTGAGgcaggaagaggagcagaagagtcagatgatgaaggagaagactgaggagatgagtagagagatatCACATCTTTCAGACTCAATCAGAGCCTTAGAAGAGGAAATAAAAGCTGAAGACATCTCATTCCTGAAG AACTTTGaggacacaaagaaaag agcccagtgcacactgcaggatccacacatgctttcaggagcactgatccatgtggcaaagcacctgggcaacctgatgTTCAGAGtttgggagaagatgcaggagattgttGAGTACA ctcctgtcattctggaccccaacactgcagaaGCAcgactcatcctgtctgaggatctgaccagtgtgagatacagtGTTAGACAGCAgcttcctgataatccagagagatttgattcaGGTGTATTTGTCCTGAGCTTTGAGGGtattaactcagggacacagtGCTGGGATGCTGATGTTGAGAATAGTATATCATGGCGTTTGGGTGTAATGACAGAGTCAGCCCAGAGGAAGGGAAGAGGAGTGTGGGGTGGAACATGGACTGTGAGTTATTATGATGAGAAATATCAGTCACAGTCcccaggacagacagacactctccTCACATTCAATaagaaactccagaggatcagagtccagctggactgggacagaggaaagctgtcattctctgaccctctgaccaacacacacatacacactttcacacacacttttactcagAGAATGTTTCCAATATTCTTAAATGGTACTAATCTCCCTCTGAGGATAGtaccagtgcagtgtagtgtcaGAGTGGAAGAGCACAGTTAG